In the genome of Massilia sp. UMI-21, the window GGCAAAGTTTGGACCAGCGCCTGACGACAGAGCTGTTACCCCGGATGGTATTCGGCATGGCTTGCGTGCTGCTTCAAAAACTCGAGTTGATCAACTTCATCAAGAATTTCCTTGGATTAAAGGCGTACTAGCACCCCTTTCCGGCTTGCTCTTGCCGCAAGATGAAAAAGAAGTATTCCGCGCTTGGCGTGTCGCACATACGGTTCAGGAATTGCTCACGGACGCTGGTATAAACAATTATCTACCGCCGTTTCCAACAGAAGCTAAAAGTAACGAGCGAGACCTCTTCCAAGCGCTTGAGCGTATAGGTGTTATGTTTCGCAGGCGTGATGAACGTGTTGATATGCCAGATCTCTTCAGGGTTGCGGCGAAGTTGTTGAAGAAAGGGGGGACAGCACCTGTTTGAAGTTCATTCCGCAGCGAATGCCAGCCGCGCTGAAGGCTATGTTGAGCAGAGATCGAGGTATTATTTAGTTTGGTGGTGAGCCAAACAACGCCTCAGCCCGCTGGAACAAGATCCACGAGGTCGCGATGTACTTGTCCCCACTGCGCGCCACATGCCCCTTGTGGGTATGCGTGAACCCCGCCGGCGCGATGATCAGGCGCCCCTTGCGTGCCTCGACCTTGCGGCCCTGGTACAGGAACTCGGTCTCGCCGCCATCGGCCACGTCGTTGAGATAAAACTGCCACAGCAGCACCCGGTGCAGGGTCTCGCCGCTGGCGTTCTGCGGGTAGATCTCGGAATGCCAGTGGTGGTAGCCGCCGCTCCCCTGCAGGTACTTCTGCAGGTTGATGTGCCCGACCCGGTAGATCGACTGCATCAGCTCGGAGATGTTCGGCGTGCCGAACTCGTCGAAATTCTGCAGCGACAGCGTCACCGCCTCGCCGGTCTGCGGATGCGCCACCTGCGGCGACAGCGCGCCGATCAGGAGCATGCGGTAGCGCTCCATGTACTGCGCCAGGTGGCGCGCCATGGTCTGGGTCAGCAGCGCGCCGACGTCGTCCCATTCCGGCAGGCCGTTGATGGTCAGGTCGTAGCTGTCCTTCTTGCTGACGTCCACCCCGTTGCCGGTGCGCCCGCGCTGGGCCTTGCCGCTGGCGTCGAAGCGCGCGCGGATCGCGTCGCACTGTCCGGCGGTGAGGGCGTTATCGTAGATCCCGATGAAGTCTTCCATGCGCCGGCTCTT includes:
- a CDS encoding 2OG-Fe(II) oxygenase, which encodes MEDFIGIYDNALTAGQCDAIRARFDASGKAQRGRTGNGVDVSKKDSYDLTINGLPEWDDVGALLTQTMARHLAQYMERYRMLLIGALSPQVAHPQTGEAVTLSLQNFDEFGTPNISELMQSIYRVGHINLQKYLQGSGGYHHWHSEIYPQNASGETLHRVLLWQFYLNDVADGGETEFLYQGRKVEARKGRLIIAPAGFTHTHKGHVARSGDKYIATSWILFQRAEALFGSPPN